The following proteins are encoded in a genomic region of Bosea beijingensis:
- a CDS encoding GNAT family N-acetyltransferase, with translation MTHRDHGEIDFRPVERGDYALLADWLCRPHWQEWWGEPETELGYVRDMVEGRDLTCRPFLFTVAGSPAGYIQFWHVAPHQRPEWANDNPWLMQLPATAVGVDLSLADGDRLGRGIGSAVLRRFCERLWSQGYRTIVIDPDPGNGRAVAAYRKAGFRPMPEVTSAADAALIMQFHSDKPAS, from the coding sequence GTGACGCATCGCGATCACGGCGAGATCGACTTCCGGCCGGTCGAGCGGGGTGATTATGCGCTGCTCGCCGATTGGCTGTGCCGCCCCCATTGGCAGGAATGGTGGGGCGAGCCGGAGACCGAGCTCGGCTATGTCCGCGACATGGTCGAAGGTCGCGACCTGACCTGCAGGCCCTTTTTGTTCACCGTGGCGGGCAGCCCTGCAGGCTACATCCAGTTCTGGCACGTCGCGCCGCATCAGCGTCCCGAGTGGGCGAACGACAACCCTTGGCTGATGCAGTTGCCGGCCACGGCGGTCGGCGTGGATCTGTCGCTGGCCGATGGCGACCGGCTTGGTCGAGGCATCGGCTCTGCCGTGCTGCGCCGCTTCTGCGAGCGGCTCTGGTCTCAGGGCTATCGTACCATCGTCATCGATCCCGATCCCGGGAACGGACGCGCGGTCGCAGCCTATCGCAAGGCCGGTTTCCGGCCGATGCCGGAGGTCACGAGCGCCGCCGACGCCGCTCTCATCATGCAGTTTCACTCGGACAAGCCAGCATCATGA
- the hslV gene encoding ATP-dependent protease subunit HslV: protein MSENSNAPVMHATTILMVRKGGRVVIGGDGQVSLGQTIMKGNARKVRRLAKGEVIAGFAGATADAFTLFERLEKKLEQYPTQLLRACVELAKDWRTDRYLRRLEAMLLVADKEVSLLISGTGDVLEPEASEHGAVMAIGSGGNYALSAARALIDVEPDAEAIVRKAMKIAGDICVYTNHSLVIETLEAA from the coding sequence ATGTCCGAAAACAGCAATGCCCCCGTGATGCACGCCACCACCATCCTGATGGTGCGCAAGGGCGGGCGTGTCGTCATCGGCGGCGACGGCCAGGTCTCGCTCGGCCAGACCATCATGAAGGGCAATGCCCGCAAGGTCCGCCGCCTCGCCAAGGGCGAGGTGATCGCGGGCTTCGCCGGCGCCACCGCCGATGCCTTCACCCTGTTCGAGCGCCTCGAGAAGAAGCTCGAGCAATACCCGACGCAGCTTCTGCGTGCCTGCGTCGAGCTCGCCAAGGACTGGCGCACCGACCGCTATCTGCGCCGGCTGGAGGCGATGCTGCTCGTCGCCGACAAGGAGGTCTCGCTGCTGATCTCGGGCACCGGCGACGTGCTGGAGCCGGAAGCGAGCGAGCACGGCGCGGTGATGGCGATCGGCTCGGGCGGCAATTACGCCCTCTCGGCGGCGCGCGCCCTGATCGATGTCGAGCCGGATGCCGAGGCGATCGTGCGCAAGGCGATGAAGATCGCCGGCGACATCTGCGTCTACACCAACCATTCGCTCGTCATCGAGACGTTGGAGGCGGCGTGA
- the hslU gene encoding ATP-dependent protease ATPase subunit HslU, whose translation MTSFSPREIVSELDRFIVGQKDAKRAVAIALRNRWRRQQLEGPLREEVSPKNILMIGPTGCGKTEIARRLAKLANAPFLKVEATKFTEVGYVGRDVESIVRDLLEVAIALVRESRRKDVQAKAHVAAEERVLDALVGANSSQATRDSFRRKLRANELDDKEIEVEVAAGSGASAPMFEVPGMPGASIGAINLSDMLGKAFGQKGKPKRVLVKDAYQPLLAEESDKLIDQDAIIQAAIREVEENGIVFLDEIDKICAREGKGGADVSREGVQRDLLPLIEGTTVATKHGAVKSDHILFIASGAFHVSRPSDLLPELQGRLPIRVELNPLDIEDFKRILTETEASLIKQSVALMATEEVSVTFTPDAIDAIARIAVEVNSTVENIGARRLQTVIERILDEISFTAPDRSGEAVTIDAAYVEARIGDLAKNADLSRFIL comes from the coding sequence ATGACTTCTTTTTCCCCTCGCGAGATCGTCTCCGAACTCGACCGTTTCATCGTCGGCCAGAAGGACGCCAAGCGCGCCGTCGCCATCGCCCTGCGCAATCGCTGGCGCCGCCAGCAGCTCGAAGGGCCGCTGCGCGAGGAGGTTTCGCCGAAGAACATCCTGATGATCGGGCCGACCGGCTGCGGCAAGACCGAGATCGCGCGGCGCCTTGCCAAGCTGGCGAACGCGCCCTTCCTGAAGGTCGAGGCGACCAAGTTCACCGAGGTCGGCTATGTCGGCCGCGACGTCGAATCGATCGTGCGCGACCTGCTGGAGGTCGCGATCGCTCTGGTGCGCGAGAGCCGGCGCAAGGACGTCCAGGCCAAGGCCCATGTCGCGGCCGAGGAGCGCGTGCTGGATGCCCTCGTCGGCGCCAATTCCAGCCAGGCGACGCGCGACTCCTTCCGCCGCAAGCTGCGCGCCAACGAACTCGACGACAAGGAGATCGAGGTCGAGGTCGCGGCAGGTAGCGGCGCATCCGCGCCGATGTTCGAGGTCCCCGGCATGCCCGGCGCCTCGATCGGCGCGATCAACCTCTCCGACATGCTCGGCAAGGCCTTCGGCCAGAAGGGCAAGCCCAAGCGCGTCCTGGTCAAGGATGCCTACCAGCCGCTGCTCGCCGAGGAGAGCGACAAGCTGATCGACCAGGATGCGATCATCCAGGCCGCGATCCGCGAGGTCGAGGAGAACGGCATCGTCTTCCTCGACGAGATCGACAAGATCTGCGCCCGCGAGGGCAAGGGCGGTGCCGATGTCTCGCGCGAGGGCGTGCAACGCGATCTGCTGCCGCTGATCGAGGGCACGACGGTTGCGACCAAGCACGGCGCCGTGAAGAGCGACCATATCCTCTTCATCGCGTCCGGCGCCTTCCATGTCTCACGGCCCTCAGACCTGCTGCCGGAATTGCAGGGCCGCCTGCCGATCCGCGTCGAGCTCAACCCGCTCGACATCGAGGATTTCAAGCGCATCCTGACGGAGACGGAAGCGAGCCTGATCAAGCAGTCGGTGGCGCTGATGGCGACCGAAGAAGTCAGCGTGACCTTCACGCCCGACGCTATCGACGCCATCGCCCGTATCGCCGTCGAGGTGAATTCCACGGTCGAGAATATCGGCGCCCGCCGCCTCCAGACCGTGATCGAGCGCATCCTGGACGAAATCTCCTTCACGGCGCCGGACCGCTCGGGCGAGGCTGTGACCATCGATGCGGCCTATGTTGAAGCCCGCATCGGCGACCTCGCCAAGAACGCCGACCTGAGCCGGTTTATCCTCTGA